The proteins below come from a single Portunus trituberculatus isolate SZX2019 chromosome 2, ASM1759143v1, whole genome shotgun sequence genomic window:
- the LOC123505839 gene encoding LOW QUALITY PROTEIN: serine/arginine-rich splicing factor 2-like (The sequence of the model RefSeq protein was modified relative to this genomic sequence to represent the inferred CDS: inserted 2 bases in 1 codon) produces MSYGRGPPDIKGMTSLKVDNLTYRTTPEDLRRSFEKYGEIGDVYIPRDRFSRESRGFAFVRYYDRRDAEDAMEAMDGRRLDGRELRVQMARYGRPETPPHRRRRRCSDSSRSRSRSRSRRRSRRRSRSRSRSRSRSRSRRRHSRSRSNSRSRTRSRTRSNSGSKSVSPSHSPSTATTTHHHHHHPPPSSPSAPPAPENGMDCSXSTGQERERGRGRGRESSRSRSRSKSRSME; encoded by the exons ATGTCGTATGGAAGGGGTCCGCCGGATATTAAGGGCATGACGTCCCTGAAAGTAGACAACCTTACTTACCGGACGACCCCTGAGGATTTAAGGCGTTCCTTTGAGAAATATGGAGAAATTGGGGACGTGTATATACCACGGGACAGGTTCAGCAGAGAGAGCCGTGGGTTTGCCTTCGTGAG GTACTATGACCGCCGGGACGCAGAGGATGCTATGGAGGCGATGGACGGGCGGCGGCTGGACGGGAGGGAGCTAAGAGTGCAAATGGCTCGCTACGGCCGCCCTGAGACCCCGccacaccgccgccgccgccgctgctc GGACAGCTCAAGGTCCAGGTCGCGCTCAAGGTCACGCCGTAGGAGCCGCCGCAGGTCAAGGTCACGCTCAAGGTCAAGATCAAGGTCAAGGTCACGCCGCCGTCACTCAAGGtcaag gaGCAACAGCAGGAGTCGTACACGTTCAAGAACTCGTTCAAATTCTGGAAGCAAATCAGTCTCTCCCAGCCACTccccctccaccgccaccaccacccaccaccaccaccaccaccctccaccctcctccccctctgccCCTCCCGCACCTGAGAACGGCATGGACTGTTC ATCGAcgggtcaggagagagagagagggagagggagagggagagagagttcaaGGTCAAGATCGCGTTCAAAATCaag